A region from the Vibrio rumoiensis genome encodes:
- a CDS encoding L-ribulose-5-phosphate 4-epimerase: MSQQRLPELREQVWRANMDLQVHNLVTFTWGNVSGIDRDTGLVAIKPSGVAYEDLSPENMVLVDLDGNVVQGDLKPSSDTATHLALYRAFKDIGGIVHTHSSYATSWAQAGAAIPAFGTTHADYFYGNIPCARALTEQEIKNEYELNTGNVIIETIGDTDPMAIPGILVREHAPFTWGTDPHNAVHNAVVVEEVAKMAYRTITINPSTLPIPQTLLDKHYLRKHGKDAYYGQK, from the coding sequence ATGTCACAGCAACGTCTTCCAGAATTAAGAGAACAAGTATGGCGTGCCAATATGGATCTTCAAGTTCACAACTTGGTGACCTTCACTTGGGGCAACGTATCGGGCATTGACCGTGACACAGGTTTAGTCGCCATTAAACCAAGCGGCGTCGCTTATGAAGATTTGAGCCCAGAGAATATGGTGCTGGTGGATCTTGATGGCAACGTGGTGCAAGGCGATTTAAAACCGTCATCCGATACCGCGACTCACTTAGCGCTATACCGAGCGTTTAAAGACATCGGCGGCATCGTACATACCCATTCTTCTTACGCAACCTCATGGGCACAAGCTGGTGCGGCCATTCCAGCTTTTGGTACCACGCATGCTGATTATTTCTACGGCAATATTCCTTGCGCTCGTGCTCTGACGGAACAAGAAATCAAAAATGAATACGAATTGAATACCGGCAACGTGATTATAGAAACGATCGGTGACACAGATCCGATGGCGATTCCCGGCATTTTAGTTCGCGAACACGCACCGTTTACTTGGGGAACTGACCCACATAACGCGGTACACAATGCCGTAGTGGTAGAAGAAGTCGCCAAAATGGCGTATCGCACCATTACGATTAATCCAAGTACTTTGCCAATTCCGCAGACCTTGTTGGATAAGCACTACCTACGTAAGCACGGAAAAGACGCTTACTACGGACAAAAATAG
- a CDS encoding ABC transporter permease, whose translation MDKVTTLTGSQHSKDQEQREPVPFRGAGFAPQAKPWVGVFVFIVVIGLLEIGARTGFLSPLTVPRPSNVWYTFVDLYQSGMLWQQLIPSLTRLVVGASIGVVLGISVGIMIGLFSLARAGLVPLISAIFPIPKIALLPLFVIWFGIDEASKYALIAFGTFTPTVVATYGAVDNVDRSLIRMGQSFSMSWFSIVRKIVLPGAMPGILSGLRVSLAIAIILLVAAEMLGAEYGIGAYILEAGSLYDLERLFTGVAILSLLGVLISFVIGRIEKRLLKWR comes from the coding sequence ATGGATAAGGTCACAACTCTAACCGGTTCCCAGCATTCGAAGGATCAAGAACAACGTGAACCAGTGCCTTTTCGTGGTGCGGGTTTTGCCCCGCAAGCAAAACCGTGGGTTGGTGTGTTTGTTTTTATTGTTGTGATTGGTTTACTTGAAATAGGCGCTCGAACCGGATTCTTATCCCCTTTAACGGTTCCGAGGCCTTCAAACGTTTGGTATACCTTTGTCGATCTGTATCAAAGCGGGATGTTATGGCAGCAACTTATTCCATCATTAACCCGTCTTGTCGTTGGTGCTTCCATTGGTGTCGTATTGGGCATCAGTGTTGGCATTATGATTGGGCTGTTTTCTCTGGCAAGAGCGGGGCTCGTTCCTTTAATTTCAGCTATTTTTCCTATTCCTAAAATTGCTTTATTGCCTTTATTTGTGATTTGGTTTGGAATCGATGAAGCTTCAAAATATGCCTTAATCGCTTTCGGCACTTTTACGCCTACCGTGGTGGCAACTTACGGCGCGGTAGATAATGTTGATCGTTCTTTAATACGTATGGGGCAAAGCTTTTCTATGTCATGGTTTTCAATCGTGCGTAAAATTGTATTACCCGGTGCAATGCCGGGAATTTTGTCTGGCTTACGAGTGAGCTTAGCGATTGCTATCATTTTATTGGTCGCAGCAGAAATGCTAGGGGCAGAATACGGTATTGGTGCTTATATTTTAGAAGCCGGCTCTTTATATGATTTAGAGCGTTTGTTTACCGGCGTCGCGATTTTATCTCTTTTAGGTGTATTAATAAGTTTTGTTATTGGAAGAATAGAAAAGCGTTTATTAAAATGGCGCTAA
- a CDS encoding ABC transporter ATP-binding protein, with product MNLTIENLGHSYGEMPVLSDICLDIPAGKIVCIVGPSGCGKSTLLRMIGGLEQASSGQVLQVGVPPKGCLNPLTYVFQDFALLPWRTVEGNISVVLEDHHLSKQQIESIITDVLARTNLSDFRKALPKQLSGGMKQRVAIARALAVKPAVMLMDEPLSALDSQTRELLMEDLVNLWTKEPFTAVYVTHNLNEAVRLGHKIVVLSRRPGCIHEVVEIETPLNERHSSDVELVEKQSYLWNLMRAEAMAAEGELVHG from the coding sequence ATGAATTTAACCATTGAGAATCTTGGCCACTCGTATGGTGAGATGCCGGTATTAAGTGATATATGTCTTGATATCCCGGCGGGTAAAATTGTGTGCATTGTTGGGCCATCAGGCTGCGGAAAATCAACGTTATTACGCATGATTGGTGGATTAGAGCAAGCTTCATCGGGGCAAGTATTACAAGTCGGCGTACCGCCTAAAGGCTGCTTAAATCCACTTACTTATGTCTTTCAGGATTTTGCACTGCTGCCTTGGCGTACCGTCGAAGGCAATATTAGTGTGGTGCTTGAAGATCATCATCTCTCCAAACAACAGATTGAATCGATTATTACCGATGTTTTAGCTCGTACGAATCTCTCTGATTTTCGTAAAGCCTTGCCGAAACAATTATCGGGTGGGATGAAACAACGAGTTGCTATTGCTCGTGCTTTAGCGGTTAAACCAGCGGTCATGTTAATGGATGAACCTTTGTCAGCTCTAGATAGCCAAACTCGTGAGTTACTGATGGAAGATTTAGTGAACTTATGGACTAAAGAGCCATTTACCGCCGTTTATGTGACGCACAACTTAAATGAAGCGGTGCGTCTAGGGCATAAAATTGTTGTCCTTTCGCGTCGCCCCGGCTGTATTCATGAGGTTGTTGAAATAGAGACACCACTCAATGAGCGACATAGTAGTGATGTTGAGTTAGTCGAAAAGCAGTCTTATCTGTGGAATTTGATGAGAGCGGAAGCGATGGCGGCAGAAGGAGAGTTAGTCCATGGATAA
- a CDS encoding pirin family protein → MSQTQFREVRLVMQSQPTSDGDGVKIRRVAGFNNKHFSPFLMVDELKADDKKDYVGGFPPHPHRGIETLTYMMNGHFQHKDHMGNVGELRSGGAQWMAAGQGVIHSEMPIMEDGQLHGFQIWINQPARDKMQPAKYFDFQPETITEKQLAEGNLLRILAGDLVVNNQALQGPLTDTGVPATVADWKANANSEISLTIPSQHNAMIYVYQGAVTVSGKALQQSDFAILPASGEQDESVDEVRLHANSDAGLLIFVGEPINEPVVHYGPFVMNTMDEINQAINDYQAGKFHQY, encoded by the coding sequence ATGTCTCAAACCCAATTTCGTGAAGTGCGTTTAGTAATGCAATCCCAACCGACATCGGATGGTGATGGTGTAAAAATCCGACGTGTTGCTGGTTTTAATAACAAGCACTTTTCTCCGTTTTTAATGGTGGATGAATTAAAAGCTGACGATAAAAAAGATTATGTAGGTGGTTTTCCACCTCATCCACATCGTGGTATTGAAACCTTAACCTATATGATGAATGGACACTTCCAGCATAAAGATCACATGGGCAATGTAGGTGAACTGCGTAGCGGTGGTGCACAATGGATGGCGGCAGGACAAGGGGTGATCCACAGCGAAATGCCGATTATGGAAGATGGGCAATTACATGGCTTTCAGATTTGGATAAACCAACCGGCACGCGACAAAATGCAACCGGCCAAATACTTTGATTTTCAACCGGAAACGATTACCGAAAAACAGCTCGCTGAAGGCAATCTACTCCGCATTCTGGCAGGCGATTTAGTGGTCAATAATCAAGCATTGCAAGGCCCATTGACTGATACCGGAGTACCGGCCACCGTGGCAGATTGGAAAGCTAACGCTAACAGTGAAATATCATTGACCATTCCGAGCCAACATAACGCCATGATTTATGTATATCAAGGTGCGGTAACGGTTTCTGGTAAAGCGCTACAGCAATCAGATTTTGCAATACTTCCCGCTTCTGGTGAGCAAGATGAAAGTGTCGATGAAGTAAGATTACACGCAAATAGTGATGCTGGTTTACTGATCTTTGTTGGTGAGCCAATCAATGAACCAGTGGTGCATTACGGCCCATTTGTTATGAATACGATGGATGAAATCAACCAAGCGATTAATGATTATCAAGCCGGTAAGTTTCACCAATACTAA
- a CDS encoding MltR family transcriptional regulator, whose translation MSEKINETDILERLNQAPTVRGFFIQTVEILDESIDALIKRIFRKDNFAVQSVVGPLLQDSGPLGDLAVRLKLLFGLGVLPDAIYHDIEDLIILRNKLNNDGSEYEFTDPLIISSIKSLNLIEKMAMVPLNITEPDGDIDLSFYQMQLQRHQQVIKSGLSLAIVDICNELQKDSPF comes from the coding sequence ATGAGCGAAAAAATAAACGAAACAGATATATTGGAACGATTAAACCAAGCACCGACGGTGAGGGGTTTCTTTATCCAAACCGTAGAGATACTTGATGAGTCTATTGATGCCCTCATCAAACGCATTTTTCGTAAGGATAATTTTGCTGTGCAATCCGTTGTCGGACCTTTATTGCAAGATTCAGGTCCTCTAGGTGATCTCGCGGTCCGTTTAAAACTATTATTTGGTTTAGGCGTGCTACCCGATGCTATTTATCACGATATTGAAGACCTCATTATCCTGCGCAATAAACTCAATAATGACGGCTCCGAATATGAATTTACCGACCCATTAATCATCAGTAGCATTAAGTCACTTAATCTCATCGAAAAAATGGCAATGGTACCTTTGAATATTACAGAACCCGATGGTGATATCGATTTAAGTTTTTATCAAATGCAGCTACAACGTCACCAGCAAGTTATCAAATCAGGACTCTCCCTTGCAATCGTTGACATATGTAATGAACTCCAAAAAGATAGCCCATTTTAA
- a CDS encoding PTS mannitol transporter subunit IICBA, which translates to MISPDAKIKIQNFGRFLSNMVMPNIGAFIAWGFITALFIPTGWFPNETLASMVGPMITYLLPLLIGYTGGKLVGGERGAVVGAITTMGVIVGTDIPMFMGAMIVGPMGGWAIKAFDKRVEGKIKSGFEMLVNNFSAGIIGMVCAIIAFMLIGPFVKVLSSTLAAGVHFLVNAHLLALTSIFVEPAKILFLNNAINHGIFSPLGIQQAAETGQSIFFLIESNPGPGLGILLAYMFFGKGTAKQTAGGASIIHFFGGIHEIYFPYILMNPRLIIAAIAGGMTGVFVLTLFDAGIVSPASPGSIFAILLMAPKSSMLGVLCSIFSATAVSFTIAALLMKSQRTTEEDGDETALNKATANMQSMKASAKGEGAGATANQNNKIDMANVRSIIVACDAGMGSSAMGASLLRKKIQQAGLDIQVTNLAINSLQEGVDIVITHKDLTERARKHVPNAFHISLVNFLDSEMYNQLMTKLLAKQRPEAANDNQAIKVSILAANDESFEEQAPSVFNIERKNIHLSLSASNKEEAIRFAGNQLVELGYAEPEYVDAMFEREKLVPTYLGESIAVPHGTVEAKDRVIKTGIVICQYPSGVQFGEDEGEIAKLVIGIAAKNDEHIQVITTITNALDNPDAIERLTTATDVEEILEILQGNQAA; encoded by the coding sequence ATGATATCACCTGATGCTAAGATCAAGATACAAAATTTTGGTCGTTTCCTCTCTAACATGGTTATGCCCAACATAGGTGCGTTTATCGCATGGGGCTTTATTACTGCCTTATTCATTCCAACTGGCTGGTTTCCAAACGAGACCTTAGCCTCTATGGTTGGACCGATGATTACTTACTTGCTTCCCTTATTAATAGGTTATACCGGTGGTAAACTTGTTGGTGGTGAGCGTGGTGCTGTTGTCGGTGCAATCACTACGATGGGTGTGATCGTTGGAACCGATATTCCAATGTTCATGGGGGCAATGATTGTTGGCCCTATGGGCGGTTGGGCCATTAAAGCCTTTGATAAGCGCGTTGAAGGGAAAATTAAAAGTGGCTTTGAAATGTTGGTAAACAACTTCTCAGCCGGCATTATCGGGATGGTTTGTGCAATTATTGCCTTCATGCTGATTGGTCCATTTGTTAAAGTACTTTCCAGTACTTTAGCGGCAGGCGTTCATTTCTTAGTGAATGCTCACTTACTTGCTTTAACCTCTATTTTTGTTGAACCAGCAAAAATCCTATTCTTAAATAATGCCATCAACCACGGTATTTTCTCACCATTAGGCATTCAGCAAGCTGCCGAAACTGGTCAGTCTATTTTCTTCTTAATTGAATCTAACCCAGGCCCAGGTTTAGGTATTCTTTTAGCTTATATGTTTTTTGGTAAAGGCACGGCCAAACAAACCGCCGGTGGTGCTTCTATCATCCACTTCTTTGGTGGTATCCATGAAATATATTTCCCATATATTCTAATGAACCCACGTTTAATCATAGCGGCCATTGCGGGTGGTATGACAGGGGTATTTGTTCTCACACTCTTTGACGCTGGTATCGTTTCCCCTGCTTCTCCGGGCTCTATCTTCGCTATTTTATTAATGGCACCAAAAAGCTCAATGCTAGGCGTTCTATGTTCTATTTTTTCCGCCACTGCCGTGTCATTTACCATCGCAGCATTGCTCATGAAATCACAACGCACAACGGAAGAGGATGGCGATGAAACTGCCTTAAATAAAGCCACTGCCAATATGCAAAGCATGAAAGCTTCAGCCAAAGGTGAAGGTGCGGGCGCAACAGCCAACCAAAACAACAAAATTGATATGGCAAATGTGCGTAGCATTATTGTCGCTTGTGATGCAGGAATGGGATCAAGTGCCATGGGCGCCAGCCTGCTACGTAAAAAAATTCAACAAGCGGGCCTAGACATTCAAGTGACCAACCTTGCCATTAATAGTTTACAAGAAGGAGTTGATATTGTGATCACTCATAAAGATTTAACAGAACGTGCTCGTAAACATGTACCTAATGCCTTCCACATTTCATTGGTCAACTTCTTAGATAGCGAAATGTACAACCAATTAATGACCAAGCTATTAGCTAAGCAACGTCCTGAAGCGGCTAACGATAATCAAGCAATCAAAGTTTCTATACTTGCGGCAAATGATGAGAGCTTTGAAGAACAAGCCCCTTCTGTTTTTAATATTGAACGTAAAAATATTCATTTAAGTTTATCTGCAAGTAATAAGGAAGAAGCTATCCGTTTCGCAGGAAATCAATTAGTCGAACTTGGCTATGCTGAACCTGAATATGTCGATGCCATGTTTGAGCGTGAAAAACTGGTACCAACTTACCTTGGTGAATCTATTGCCGTACCTCATGGAACCGTTGAAGCGAAAGACCGCGTGATAAAAACTGGTATCGTCATTTGCCAGTACCCTAGTGGTGTACAATTCGGTGAAGATGAAGGCGAAATCGCCAAACTTGTTATCGGTATAGCTGCTAAAAATGACGAACACATTCAAGTAATCACTACGATAACCAATGCTTTAGATAATCCTGATGCCATTGAAAGATTAACAACGGCTACTGATGTCGAAGAAATATTGGAAATCTTACAAGGTAACCAAGCGGCGTAA
- a CDS encoding ABC transporter substrate-binding protein encodes MSINKKNTLLALVGSLTIFTSFWSTNASAANQEITVGALRFTSHAATFVAVEKGYFKQQGLDVKLKFFQAAQPMAVAVASHDVDYAVTAMSGGLISLADKGAVKVIGGSLSEDPNVDGQKIVVSNKAFDAGLTDPSKLDGKTWAISQAGSSFHYVGSQIEQKEGITLKFKPLQKVGAIIGALKTGQVDAWSIVPHIAKPLAASGAIHIIGNVSDYLPNYQVTTIFTSSKNASDERKQTQAFLTALAKGAADYNAAMVDKTAGPQAQDDMVKLIHKYIYTDRPLEKAAPSIINGSMRLNTDNYLNMASLQNQLDWFQKEKMVKADIKLSDIVDSSYVKTVDSQSTAQE; translated from the coding sequence ATGTCTATAAATAAAAAGAACACATTATTGGCTCTTGTGGGCTCGCTGACGATATTCACATCGTTTTGGAGTACTAATGCTAGCGCCGCAAACCAAGAAATTACCGTCGGAGCATTACGTTTTACCAGCCATGCAGCCACGTTTGTTGCGGTTGAAAAAGGTTACTTCAAACAACAAGGTCTAGACGTAAAGTTGAAGTTTTTCCAAGCGGCTCAACCAATGGCGGTGGCGGTCGCCTCTCATGATGTCGATTATGCGGTCACGGCGATGTCAGGAGGCTTAATTTCGCTTGCCGATAAAGGTGCAGTCAAAGTGATTGGTGGTTCTTTATCAGAAGATCCCAACGTCGATGGACAGAAAATCGTGGTATCGAATAAAGCGTTCGATGCTGGGCTGACCGACCCCTCTAAACTCGATGGTAAAACTTGGGCGATTTCTCAAGCGGGCTCGTCATTTCATTATGTAGGTTCTCAAATTGAGCAAAAAGAAGGCATTACACTTAAATTTAAACCGTTGCAAAAAGTAGGGGCGATTATTGGGGCGCTTAAAACTGGACAGGTAGATGCCTGGTCGATTGTTCCTCACATTGCTAAGCCATTAGCCGCCAGCGGAGCCATACATATCATAGGTAATGTTTCTGATTACCTGCCAAACTATCAAGTTACCACCATATTTACGTCTAGCAAGAATGCCTCTGATGAGCGTAAACAGACTCAAGCCTTTTTAACCGCTTTGGCAAAAGGTGCTGCGGATTACAATGCCGCAATGGTTGATAAGACCGCTGGGCCGCAAGCACAAGATGATATGGTGAAATTGATCCATAAGTATATTTATACGGATCGTCCTCTGGAGAAAGCGGCGCCAAGTATTATTAATGGCTCAATGCGTTTAAATACTGATAATTACCTGAATATGGCTTCTTTACAGAATCAATTGGACTGGTTTCAAAAAGAGAAAATGGTTAAAGCGGATATTAAGCTGAGCGACATTGTTGATAGCAGCTATGTCAAAACGGTAGATAGCCAATCAACAGCACAAGAGTAA
- a CDS encoding mannitol-1-phosphate 5-dehydrogenase, whose product MKNAVHFGAGNIGRGFIGKLLADADVQVTFADVNAPLVDQISHKQEYKVKVVGSKCQIDTVNHVTAVNSASDDVIERIIHTDLVTTAVGPNVLDIIAKTIATGITKRFEAGNLKPLNIIACENMVRGTTHLKGEVYKYLSPNLHTQADTLIGFVDSAVDRIVPPAEAANDDPLEVTVESFSEWIVDESQFKGDIPDIAGMEKTNNLIAFVERKLFTLNTGHCITAYLGCLKGHRTIREAIEDPEIYSDVKQAMHESGEVLIQRYQFDREMHGAYIQKILERFANPYLVDEVDRVGRQPIRKLSANDRLIKPLLGTIEYGTENTTLLKGIAAACKYRNDNDPQAIELKKSIEDQGIKKTLAHYTGLNENSIEVQKIENLYLQL is encoded by the coding sequence ATGAAAAATGCAGTTCACTTTGGTGCAGGTAATATTGGTCGAGGATTCATAGGAAAACTTTTAGCTGACGCAGATGTTCAAGTGACTTTTGCTGATGTCAATGCACCACTTGTCGATCAGATCAGCCATAAACAAGAATATAAAGTTAAAGTCGTAGGCTCAAAATGCCAAATCGATACCGTCAATCATGTTACTGCCGTCAACTCAGCCAGTGATGATGTCATAGAACGTATCATTCACACCGACCTTGTTACAACAGCTGTTGGCCCTAATGTACTTGATATTATTGCAAAAACTATCGCAACAGGTATCACTAAACGCTTTGAAGCAGGAAATCTAAAGCCTTTAAATATTATTGCTTGTGAAAATATGGTGAGAGGCACAACTCATTTAAAAGGTGAAGTCTATAAATACCTATCCCCTAATCTACATACTCAAGCAGACACTTTAATTGGATTTGTCGACTCTGCCGTTGATCGAATTGTACCACCAGCGGAAGCGGCAAATGATGACCCACTTGAAGTTACGGTAGAAAGCTTTAGCGAGTGGATTGTCGATGAAAGCCAATTTAAAGGCGACATTCCTGATATCGCAGGAATGGAAAAAACCAATAACTTAATTGCTTTTGTAGAGCGCAAATTATTCACACTCAATACTGGCCATTGTATCACCGCATATTTAGGTTGCTTAAAAGGCCATCGTACTATTCGTGAAGCCATTGAAGATCCTGAGATTTACTCTGATGTAAAACAAGCGATGCATGAAAGTGGTGAAGTGTTAATTCAGCGCTACCAGTTTGACCGTGAAATGCATGGGGCTTATATCCAAAAAATATTGGAGCGTTTTGCTAACCCTTACCTTGTTGATGAAGTTGATCGCGTAGGCCGACAACCTATTCGTAAATTAAGCGCAAATGATCGTTTAATAAAACCACTACTTGGTACCATCGAATATGGGACAGAAAACACAACTTTATTGAAAGGGATTGCAGCGGCTTGTAAATATCGTAATGATAACGACCCTCAGGCAATTGAATTAAAAAAATCAATTGAAGATCAAGGAATTAAAAAAACATTAGCGCACTATACCGGGCTAAATGAAAACAGCATAGAAGTACAAAAAATCGAAAATCTTTACTTACAACTTTAA
- a CDS encoding ribulokinase: MSVEKFTIGLDFGSDSVRALLVNIKTGQEVACGVQYYPRWMEGQYCQPAVSQFRHHPQDYIDAMTAAVKEALAQVSDEVRNSVVGIGVDTTGSTTAPVDKDGNVLALLPEFEHNPHAMFILWKDHTSIQKAELINKLAHGGDFPDYTRYVGGIYSSEWFWAKAAWVSEQDADVAKHAHTWVELCDWIPALISGNQAPNKLRRGICAAGHKALWHDDWNGLPAQDFLSAISPTLDGIRERMFTEVYTSDQQAGLLSAEWAERFGLPVGIAVAIGEFDCHMGAVGAGAGEHDLVKVIGTSTCDILMVKPEDVAGKTIEGICGQVKGSALPNLVALEAGQSAFGDIYAWYKRLLMWPIQQWVKTHPEDQHLLDGIDDILIPMLADAASDQPQAEHSPLSMDWHNGRRTPMANQRLKGVISGLNLGSTSPDVFYSLVESTAHGAKAIMDCMVTQGVDVKRVLAIGGIAQKSSLVMQTCADVMGRDIAVVESDQCCALGAAIFAAVAADAHSSVSEAQAAMASPIRHVYTPEKGAVAFYQNRHQSYRDLGQHVEAFTDEQKGA, from the coding sequence ATGAGTGTTGAAAAATTTACAATTGGTTTGGATTTTGGCTCCGACTCGGTTCGTGCTTTGTTAGTCAATATCAAAACCGGTCAAGAAGTGGCTTGTGGTGTTCAATATTATCCGCGTTGGATGGAAGGACAGTATTGTCAGCCGGCGGTTTCACAATTTCGTCATCACCCGCAAGACTATATTGATGCAATGACTGCAGCGGTAAAAGAAGCGCTTGCTCAAGTATCTGACGAAGTTCGTAACAGTGTCGTTGGTATCGGTGTGGATACTACAGGTTCAACCACTGCGCCGGTCGATAAAGATGGTAACGTTTTGGCTCTATTGCCAGAATTTGAGCACAACCCTCATGCCATGTTCATTTTGTGGAAAGACCACACTTCCATTCAAAAAGCAGAACTCATCAATAAGCTGGCTCATGGTGGCGACTTCCCTGATTACACTCGTTATGTTGGCGGTATCTACTCTTCTGAGTGGTTCTGGGCAAAAGCGGCTTGGGTGAGCGAGCAAGACGCTGATGTGGCGAAACATGCACATACTTGGGTGGAATTATGTGACTGGATCCCAGCATTAATTTCTGGCAATCAAGCGCCAAACAAATTACGTCGCGGTATTTGCGCCGCTGGGCATAAAGCGCTGTGGCACGATGATTGGAATGGTCTGCCAGCTCAAGATTTCCTATCTGCGATTTCACCGACTTTAGATGGCATTCGTGAGCGCATGTTTACTGAAGTCTATACCTCTGACCAACAAGCCGGCTTATTAAGCGCCGAATGGGCGGAGCGTTTTGGTTTGCCAGTCGGTATTGCGGTTGCGATTGGTGAGTTTGATTGCCACATGGGCGCAGTCGGTGCTGGTGCTGGCGAACATGACCTAGTGAAAGTGATCGGTACTTCAACTTGTGACATTTTGATGGTGAAACCAGAAGATGTAGCAGGCAAAACCATTGAAGGCATTTGTGGTCAGGTAAAAGGCAGCGCATTGCCAAACTTAGTGGCGTTAGAAGCGGGTCAGTCTGCTTTTGGTGATATTTACGCATGGTACAAACGCCTACTAATGTGGCCGATTCAACAATGGGTGAAAACGCACCCAGAAGATCAACATCTACTTGATGGTATTGATGACATTCTTATCCCAATGCTGGCGGATGCAGCGAGCGATCAACCTCAAGCGGAACATTCTCCACTGAGCATGGATTGGCACAATGGTCGTAGAACGCCAATGGCCAACCAACGCTTAAAAGGGGTGATCAGTGGCTTGAATTTAGGCAGCACCTCTCCAGATGTGTTCTACAGCTTAGTGGAATCCACCGCGCATGGTGCAAAAGCGATTATGGATTGCATGGTCACACAAGGCGTTGATGTGAAACGTGTGCTGGCGATTGGCGGTATTGCACAAAAATCATCCTTGGTCATGCAAACCTGCGCCGATGTGATGGGCCGTGATATTGCGGTGGTGGAATCTGATCAATGTTGTGCACTGGGCGCGGCGATTTTTGCGGCAGTGGCAGCCGATGCTCACAGCAGCGTTTCTGAAGCTCAAGCGGCAATGGCGAGCCCAATTCGTCATGTCTATACCCCAGAAAAAGGTGCGGTGGCTTTCTACCAAAATCGTCATCAATCTTACCGTGATTTAGGCCAGCATGTTGAAGCCTTTACTGATGAACAAAAAGGAGCCTAA